In Coffea eugenioides isolate CCC68of chromosome 4, Ceug_1.0, whole genome shotgun sequence, the genomic stretch TTGCACCTAGATAGTCTAATTGTAATTGTACACATattattcaatagatatatatacatgggtttaaaaatagtaattttgttttaaacccatatatatatatatatatttgatttcaccatgtGAACCTATTTAATATTTATGGCcatttctcttttggtaataattcatttattgagttgtataataagTCCATCTAATTAATCGGTCATAACTCGAATTCTGTAGTTATGTTAacaaattgcaatttaaatttgaaatttctacTCATCAGttttaagaccaacagttgaattacttgccttgtaattgttttaaaatttgaaagtgccaatcacttacttctttttatcatacttttcctttgtttatttttttgtctaaatttaatttgatataaATACTTGATAATGTTTAAGATTaaatgttttctttgttttcaattttcgagtaaaaggaaatgaatataagtgaaaaactaataatttttttaaaaccccTGTATGTATCTATTTTATTTCACCTGAACAGTATGTTCAACCAAAATTAATTaaagatatattacatgctattcataTTATTCAGGTAAAAtcaataaatatatacataagtTTAAAAAAGAGctattcatacacatgatcaataaagggatgaaaaaatttattttgtaaaatgtgagggacgaaacaattcattttgtgaaatgtgagggattatggattggattatgtaaattttgatatgacaattttgcccttaaaaaatgatcatgcGCAAGGCGCGTAGTGGATTCTGATAAAAAATTAGTCGAAAATCTAAGGAGAGATTAAATTtaaccaatgtgaatttgtaagggacgtaaaagtacacttttaaaagtaaggaacgaaaaaaattattttacaaaatgtgagggatgttttgaacgattttcccttatgttttttttttattattgaaaAGGACATTCTATCTACCTAACAATAATTAATCATAATATATTAATGCTGCAACATGTTCTCTATGGATTACAGTACAATTATCGATGAACAAAATAAGATTTCAAGACACTACTGTCAAGGCAAACattattttaaaagaatatAAGAGGATTAGGTAAAACTGATTCATTTGCAGACAACACTTTCCCACGAGATGATGAATTTTTCTTTCTGCCTTCTCTTGTCCTTGAGGATACAACAGGATGCCTTTCACCAACTAGTTCGCTAAACTGAGATCAACGAATCTTTTGGCCTCTTCCAGCCAAAATATTTcgtttatctttttttttatttattaattttgacTCTTTTGGTTCTAAAAATTTTGGGTGGATGCAGTTTTGGTCAATCCCACGAGTTAGGTATgcttttaaaactataagtcaCTTATAGAAGTTCTTAAGAAGATGCATCAATATATTTTTCGTATTGATGGCACTATTCAAACACACATCTTTTGTgagaaaatgatttttttgtgaGAATGTAATTTGATATAGACTCTAAGTcttgagaaaaatggaaaaggagAGGTCTTGAAATTCGATCCAAGGATATTATTTTGTTGTGGTTAAGATTGCTCTAATACCAGACCCGATTAGTATTGGCAATTAGAATAACAACCAAGTTTTTCTTTCATGTGGCAACCTTAAATCAAAACTCCACGCAAAGCTAGCTAACGTTTTCCTATTCTTTTCATGGGTTCTTTAGCACAGCATAAACTACCTGTTATAGACTTCACTAAGAAAAACTTAGATCCAGGTTCCAGTAGTTGGCTATCAACAAGGCAAGCTGTAGTAGGCGCCCTGGAAGAATATGGTTGTTTCATAGCCCTTTACGATAAAGTCTCCTTGGAACTTCATGAAGCCATTTTTCGTGCATCCGAGGACTTATTTGATCTCCCGACCGAAACCAAACTCCTAAACACTTGTCAAAAGCCTGCACCTGGCTATGTTGGACAGAACCCTCGTTTTCCTCTTTATGAAAGTTTAGGCATTGATGATGCCACTACTATTGATGGAGTTCAAAAGTTCACAACCCTGATGTGGCCCAACGGGAATGATAGTTTCTGGTATATACATGTAAATGATACTTGAGAAAGGAGTCCTTTACTATTAATTGTTGGGTTGAATAGCAATctgattattttcttttttcttttgaggcAGTGAAAGTGCATTCTCGTACTCAAAGCTTGTCGCTGAATTAGATCAAATGGTAATGAGAATGGTGTCAGAGACCTATGGTGTAGAGAAGAGTTATGAAGCACTCCTTGGATCGACATCCTATCTTCTCAGGCTAACCAAGTATCGAGAACCTCAAAGAAACGAAACGAATTTGGGACTTGTCCCCCACACAGACAAGAGCTTCATGTCCATTCTTCATCAACATCAAGTAAAAGGTCTAGAGATCAAAACTAAGGACGGCCGGTGGATGGAAATTGATCCGTTTCCTTCCTTTTTCATCATCATGGCTGGCGAAGCATTTATGGTAAGTCTCATGCCCTACAGCAGTTCATCTCTGTTCCATGTTCATTCAACGTTAAATCGCATATTGACTATTATGATTCATCATAGGGTAAAGTAACTAAAAACCCCTCGTAAATTTGTGGTCTCTCATCTAATTTTCTGAATCCAACAACCCCAATAGGCGTAGAAATGGTCAACTTTAGAAAAATGCAGTATAATGGATCAAAACTTGTACAGTCGAAAGTTTAAGGGGCTGCTAATTACTAATTTACTCTTcaaattcacttttttttttgttccttcgAATAGTTATTCTTCATCCTATGTACTCCTCACGATAAAAAACTTGATACAAACGGTATAAAGTCAACAATGTGTACAGAGGCTTTCTAATATGAGctattatttgaaatttttcttCTCAAATTTTTTGTAGAGCAATATGAAAAGTTTATAGATTCAAATagaaaatttataattttagtgaataaagttaaataaaattaaaaaacatGATAGTTGCcaaccccccaaaaaaaaaagtcaggaAGTTTGAAAACATTGATTTCTACCACAGTCACATTTACACTCTAAGGTCCCTTATATCACTCAAGTCAATATGTTTAAGTAGCCTaaccaaaaagattaaaaaaaagtgAGTATATTTGAGTAAATTTATAGAATTTTTATATGATGTGCTGGCCCTAGGCATGGACTAATGGCAGAATTGAAGCTCCACATCATCGGGTTATAATGCCTGGAAATGCAGAAAGGTATTCGGTCGGCCTATTTACATTCATCTGGGACTTGTTAATTCAAGTACCAGAAGAACTAGTTGATGATGAGCACCCACTACAATTTAAGCCATTCGATCACCACAAGTTTCATCAATTCCACACCACTGAGGAGGGAATGCGATCAAAATGTGCTGTTAAATCCTACTGTGGAGTCTGATCAGTTCTTTTTATGCCtaagttgatgaaattttgaTGGTACCGTGGACCGATCTTGAAGGCAAAAAGGGGAAGGTGGAAAAACAAAGAGATGTTGTAACTTAGCCAGTCATGatttatttaatttcttttgaaaCCATTATATGTTTCAAGTTCTTGAGTCCTTGATCACACAGAAAAAATGTcctgatttttcttttaattgctgAGAATGAACTTTTCTAATATGCTAACAAgatcaattaattttttttttttttgaatgccaAGCATAGCTTTCCATTATTAGGACATAACAAAATATCTTAATCATTTCCTAAATGTGATCTCCTTTATGCTCAATGACCAATTTTGATAACTTCTTCCTTCATTTTCGGTATCCATTATGCATTTATTGAGAGAACAAATATTTCGGAAAAATGTAGTCTCAAGGAAAGTACAATTATTAAAAAGttgttatcaattttttttatcaaactttctAAGTACAATTATTAAAAAGttgttatcaaatttttttttatcagactTTCTAAGTAGTTGTTTACAATACGTAGgtaataattttcttttcttcgctAATTCATTCGGATCCCAACTaggtaaaatataattttgccTATGCAATTGAGCTTTATGGGATCCCAATCACCAGAAAAATAATGCTGCTaggtttaattttctttttcatgagTCATACTGTTAATGTTTGGTCACTATAGGTTCTCAAGGAAAATATAATTATTAAATTAGATATATCCCTACCCAACCACCGGACTACCAATTCTCCGTATGTACAATCCCTCAATATAAATGTGTGGGACCCAatgtggaaaagaaaaaatatttttaggaCAAACAATTTCATGAAAATAATTCAAAGCATGAGAATATGAGTGACGGAAaatatttaataaaaaattattttttttcactatATCTTCAAAAGGCCTTCTATCcacttgcttatgtgttttctCAATAATCTTTGTTTTTCTCATTTGcttgaatttgaaatgaaaactATTAAAGGTCAATATGAATGAAAATTTGTATAGTAGTACAATTTGATTTTGTTTACTTTCCCATAAACTTAAGTTGTTACAACAAAAGTTGTcgtttaattttgaaaaaaattaaaaagtaaaaTATAATCTCGTGCAACGAACGGGATCATCACTAGTTTACATTTATTGTTACAAAAGCTCCAttaaaattttccttttaacAAATGTGATTATCAATAAGAACAATAATGAGCGAAATGTTCAATGTGACCACTATTTGCACTTTGTAAAGCTAAAAAAGGGATAGTAAAACCCCAAATGCTTATATTTGATAATAATTTATCAACAGGTCGTTCCGTGGTTTGGAAACAAGAATTTACCCATaatctttttgcttttttttttgtggttttgtATTTCATGCACATTTCCAAGTCTTTTCCTCTATCTTAGCCAGCCCCtctggtaaaaaaaaaaaaaaaaaaaaaaaaaaacaaaggaaagctGCCACCAACCATATTTGCCATGCAGCAGTAGCAGTAGGCAAAGAAGGAGACACAACTATGGACATCAAAGCTATACGTGACTAGCTGGTGAGCTGCCTCAAAGTCACGGTGGATGATCACGTGAAACGGAGGATTTTTAATGATCCAGAGAAAGATCAAAGATCCAAAAGTACCAATAGGAGTATAAGAAAAAATCCTCTGAGGAGGAGTTACCTTGGAACTTGTGTACTCAAACTATTGGTAAGGCAGAGCATGGTGTTTATAATGCAACTTTGTCCTCCACTATGCAACTGGTGCAGAAATGGAATAATGGGGAGGCTAGCAGGAGCGAAGCAAGGGCCAAAATTCTTAGTCACGCTTTCAAAGGAAGAGATGGAGATAGATTTCTTGCTCATGACTGCGGCAAAGCCACCCCAAGGCCTAAGAAAAGGTGTAGGACCCTTCAGAAACAGTTTGAAGTAAGCTAACTCTGCTTCTCTTTTGTGTTTTACCTTAAGCATGCATACATGTGGTTGATTGAATCATGCATTGGTTCTGGATTTaacatttctttcttcttttttttttcctcaaatgATTAAAGGGATTGTTTCCTGGTTCTTGGTTTAGTGAGATAATGCCAGAGAAATATAAAGCCCATAAGTATCCTAAACCGAAGGTTGAAGTTGTTCAATTTTCTATTTAGCGTCCATCTAAAAGAAATGACTAAAAATCATGATATTTCTAAAATCAAGAAGGTGGGCTgtcttttagtttgtttttgtcACCTAAGTCATATGTTACTTAGTATATTATTATTCGTTCATATTAATTCACTTGGTTTTGGATGAGATGTTCTAATTTCGTCATTCCAACTgtcataaaaataaaattgaaatctcaatGCAAGTGTTGCTTAACAAGGTAGATGGTTTAATTTCTTCTGTAGTTATAGCATCAAGTTAGGTTTTGTAAACCTTCTTATTCAATAAATATATACGAAAATGTTGTATCCTTCCTAatcatttcattttatttcacGAAATGAGAAAAAGAATGTGGCATCAATGTCAGATAAATAGTTTGTGTTTCAGTTTTTTAAAACCACCTAGTGTGATGAAGTTTGATTTTTGAACGGAAAACGATTAGCTCTAGGCTTGGCAAAGGAAGGAAAGTTTTTTTGGAGATCcagatttatttgtttttcccttttgaaaacTAAAAGGCCGTAAATTACTCAACTTGTCCATAAGGTCTATCTATTTACTTCTATAAGCTCCATCAATATGAatactcacaaatgaaaaatgGGGAATTAAGACATTTGGAATTTTTTTATTCagctctatttttttttaatgaagcACACACTGTGTGCACGAGATTAGCTGCATTGggattttctcatttttttttctttaaaatccTCCATTAACTTTGTTTTATGTAGATGACGGTCACAATTATTAGGAAGTGACATATAAGAGACCAAATTATCTACAATCCCAAAAAAATAGACCAAATGATTTTTAAGGGTGCACATCTCAAGAACGTAACCAATTTTGTTAAgattttttaatcttttgttGCATGTCTTACATTGgctttatttttttggaaatgAAGCAAGGGATCCATATTGATTTTTCATAAGGAAAACTATTACTTTATTCATGACAAAATTAGATTGTCTCCACATATTCAACTTTGGTCTTATGAACATTTTTCTTGGATAAgtgtatgtatgtgtatatatacacatatataataaCTTTGTTTCCTTTCTTGATCAGTTCATTTGAtctaacaaaataaacaaaaaatatgTTATCAATTTTAGAAAATAGTCTAATGtggattaaaattttttaaaatccaTTAGTGGGATGCAGATTGATTTCTAAAGGGAAATTAATTTACTCCATGACACCTAAATTACACACCTAATGTCGAAAAGAAGGTccatccattttctttttttttttggtactttGAGTATGAGCATCTTATGTTTCGTGAGCACCTCATGagcatctctctctctctctttttttgtaAGTGAAAAATTATCATTTGGTAAAGTATTTAACAATTCTTGAGCTTAAtatggtaattttttttatctattCCTTACATAAATTGTGGACTGTTATGGTTTTTAAATTACTACCTAAACATTATTTCgttcattttgtaaaatttacAAAGTAGTTATGTGAAACCAAAATTATGACCTTTTAATTTATTCATCGTTGAGATAACAATTCATTTGCTTTATATATAAATGATAACATTTATATGTGTGGAATTTTGTAAAGAGTTTCTTTTATTTGTCGAATTTAATTCTTAAACAATATCAACATGGTTGAGATTGAAGTTTGCACATACCACAACACATAACTATAAAGCAGAGACCATGACACATAAGATACAAAGGCTGTGATCCCATGGATAGAGACCAAAATGGTAATGGTTATTTGTGATGCTACACATGTCATGCACGTAACTAGCTCTATTAGGATTCTCAAAAGTCCTATTAGAAATTCTAtattatctttatttttagaGATAAGAGACTAAATTGATAGGTGATAACACATAAAGGTCCTAATTATTTATGACCTTAGATTCAAAATGTTTGCTTTCTTTTATAAAAGCTatcaaggaaaaaaattaagaaaataggTTAAGTTCTTTATAATTGAATGAATTCTCATTCAGAAAACCTTTTAACTATGCAAAGGAGATTCCTATTGACTTTTACAAGGAAAGCTACCACTATATtcatgaagaaaaaaattagggCTCTATATGgattgtagtttttttttttttaaactagtTTGTTTTTGGGATATAAGTATACAATAACACACCCTCAAAATACCCTACATACAccttacaaataaaaattttattagtaaaaaggaaaaaataaattactaaaCGGCATGCGACTTAAGATTTGTTTACCCATTCATCCTGACTCCACCCAAGTTTCAACATTTCCTAGAAAATGTCATATGAGAGTGCCAAAAAACTTTAACCTCAAAATTGTTTCAATCTTAGTACAAATAGTtttaggaaaataaaaaaaattagcttAAGGAAAAAAACCTGAACTCCATAATTGAATTCTTATCAAGTGTCGAAGATAAACtaggaaaataaaattaagaattaGCAAGCTTTTTACATAaaataaatgagaaaaaagaaaaaaatacaaatcaACCCAGGATTGCAGATTGAAGAAAAACTTCAACCTTTGCCAAAATAAGCAAACCTACAATGTGAGTTGACaattgaaaatcataaaaaataacaaaagaaaagaaaatgaattagCAAAACAAGAAACATACAAGCAGGGGCGGATTTAAAGTGGGGGCATTGGGGGCACGGGCCCCCACTGCCCCCTTAAATTCCTATAATACATCTACaattttgacataattttaaaggtgccctcagaattttttttagaaaaaatatgaaagaatGGGTCACAAAATTTATATCATTCACTTTCCTCCTCTAGTTCCCATTTTCTCACCAACAGGGCCAAGTACCAATTATATCAGTCATTCCTTTTGGTCCCCACTCCCCAAGTACCCTTTACTCCTGTGGTCTCCCATTTCCCTTCACAACCGGCTCCTCTTCTTCCACACCCAAGCcaactattttttctttttatcacttcatccAATTATCATTTACTTCATTTGTCCCCACTCCCCAATTTCCCTTTCCTCATCTGGCTCTCGGTTGTCCCCACTCCCCAACATACATACGAGAGCCATTTTTTTTCTACAACCAAAGCTTGTTACTCTTTCTTTTGATCACTTCATCCTATTTAGAGATTGCACCAAAATCAATTGATCTTCTAGGACTTGGGTCCGCCACATTTTGTAGCTCTTTTCACCAACTTTAGGAGACCATCAAAATCAGGTTCTAAACAATtacttcttattattattattttaaatttgtttgcaAATATATTTCTAGAGCATGAGACTATTactattttaaagaaatttgaaaattgattagttaatgtaataactaataaatgggttatttgataaatattttaacttgtgaaatggtgattttatgcatgagacttttttttttgcttaaaaaattagaaaaagagtagataaaaaattttagtgttatttttgccccactaagatttttttctggctccgcccCTGCATACAAGTGAAAAAAACGTAAAAGAAGCGAAAAAAAGGAGAACGAAAAACTGTGGAGTCATGGAGATTGCAAACCAGATAAAAGAGATTAAGAAACTAGTGGTCCTACGTAATCATGAAggttgaaaatttgaaaaataaaaagagattggaagagagagagagagaaaggagagaagATCAGAAGAGAATTGGagaagagagtgagagagaaatAGATCTAATGGCTATTTGTCAGTCCCAAGGGCAACCTAACAAAGGGGGTTGAATTAGGTTGccctttaaaaacaaataaGTAGAGTTTCAACCctattttttgattatttccTGTAACAAGATCAGATTAGTTGGAAATACATGTATATAACAGATATAGCAATGAACTTCACGAAGAATAAAGTGAAATGATAAATCAAATCAGCAACCAATACAAATTTGAAGCACATTTCAACCTGTATTAGTTACGAAGTCTTTCAAAGTAGAAGAGTAGAGTACACTTTGTATATGGACTCGAATCACTTAAGTTCAACCATAGCTCTCAGTTTGATGAACATAAGTTGTACAACCTCCACTTACCTATCCAAACTACAAAAGTACTCACTAAGAAGAGCTTTTCAATCACTTGCACAATTTCCTTTTCAATTGGCTAATACACTCGGGATCTCAGTGCAATACTAGTTAATTACTTGCTAATTAATTGTTACTAATGATCTTAAATAAGCCTGCTATATACACAAAAAGTTACTTTTCAGCTAATACAACTTTAGAATTAATGACCGCTAAACTAGCCATTGTAATGTTCACACAATCATCGAGCATCCTATCTTGCATCCGATATTCCAATAACCAAGTAATGTTGAAGTGGTTTAAGGACAGTCAAAACTTTATTTCATGCATTCTATCCTTTGTCATTATAGTTATAAATCAAGGACTTTGTAACACCAGCACATCAGACACTCCAAGGTTGCATCCTAATTTCCTTCCGTTGGATTAGAGAACAATTGACCTCATTGAGAGCAACTCAGACAGTCGAAGGCTTCGTTCATGCTTCCGATCAATCATCTAAGTAGTGTAAAAATTGGTCATTTGCGAGACTTGTGCATCAACAATTTGATAGTCTAGGATGATTCAGTGTGAA encodes the following:
- the LOC113769137 gene encoding probable 2-oxoglutarate-dependent dioxygenase AOP1.2, producing the protein MGSLAQHKLPVIDFTKKNLDPGSSSWLSTRQAVVGALEEYGCFIALYDKVSLELHEAIFRASEDLFDLPTETKLLNTCQKPAPGYVGQNPRFPLYESLGIDDATTIDGVQKFTTLMWPNGNDSFCESAFSYSKLVAELDQMVMRMVSETYGVEKSYEALLGSTSYLLRLTKYREPQRNETNLGLVPHTDKSFMSILHQHQVKGLEIKTKDGRWMEIDPFPSFFIIMAGEAFMAWTNGRIEAPHHRVIMPGNAERNGIMGRLAGAKQGPKFLVTLSKEEMEIDFLLMTAAKPPQGLRKGVGPFRNSLK